One part of the Mariniblastus fucicola genome encodes these proteins:
- the hflX gene encoding GTPase HflX, whose product MQDRKKKDQVNQEIALIVRVQFPDDPVELDPLEEIQGLAETAGAIVMAGIVQRRDKPDPTTYIGKGKVAELKELVDFHAADVVLFDNNLSPAQNRNLELELKVKVLDRTEVILDIFATHARTLEARLAVELAQLQYALPRLKRMWTHLSRLKMGVGMRGPGEKQLETDRRLVEKRIHDLKDELKKVELRKERQVRSRKGTMTCSLVGYTNAGKSTLMNALTDADVLAQDKLFATLDTRTRRWHLPQWGPILLSDTVGFIRDLPHALIASFKATLEETRQADLLLHVADASNPKVIDQIMSVYDVLEEIGIKEKDALLVLNKSDVARDMPHFNSLLNRYPNAIAVSAKTKEGFDRLHSVVGDALSRSFQDVDIEMSVGNGKLLAYLAAKGEIVSTQYREDVVLVHCRIPQKYLGRIDYDNAIVTPHNAAGWVSEEGDAEIEGEVTGDGGTVEHSTTEQAESALPTAPAEPVETPIAPIEAPRD is encoded by the coding sequence GTGCAAGATCGCAAGAAAAAAGATCAGGTCAATCAGGAAATCGCGCTGATCGTCCGCGTCCAGTTTCCAGACGATCCCGTAGAACTCGATCCCCTGGAAGAAATCCAGGGCTTGGCGGAAACGGCTGGAGCGATCGTCATGGCTGGCATCGTACAACGCCGGGACAAGCCAGACCCCACGACTTACATCGGCAAAGGAAAAGTCGCCGAGTTGAAGGAGCTGGTTGACTTTCATGCGGCAGATGTGGTTCTGTTCGACAACAATCTTTCGCCGGCGCAGAATCGTAACCTTGAGCTGGAACTGAAAGTCAAAGTCTTGGATCGAACCGAAGTCATCCTCGACATCTTCGCCACGCACGCGCGAACGCTTGAAGCTCGTCTGGCGGTTGAGCTGGCTCAGCTTCAATACGCGCTGCCGCGGCTGAAGCGAATGTGGACTCACCTGTCACGTCTGAAAATGGGCGTCGGTATGCGTGGTCCGGGTGAAAAGCAGCTGGAAACTGACAGACGCTTGGTTGAGAAACGGATCCACGATCTCAAAGACGAACTCAAGAAAGTCGAACTGCGAAAAGAGCGTCAGGTTCGATCGCGAAAAGGCACCATGACCTGTTCGCTGGTCGGCTATACCAACGCCGGCAAGAGCACGCTGATGAACGCGTTGACCGATGCCGATGTGTTGGCTCAGGATAAACTTTTCGCGACCCTCGATACGCGAACGCGGCGCTGGCACTTGCCGCAGTGGGGCCCAATTTTGCTCAGCGACACCGTTGGTTTCATTCGCGATTTGCCGCACGCGTTGATCGCCAGTTTTAAAGCAACGCTCGAAGAAACTCGCCAAGCCGACTTGTTGTTGCACGTTGCCGACGCGAGTAATCCCAAAGTCATCGATCAGATCATGTCGGTTTATGATGTGCTCGAAGAAATCGGGATCAAGGAAAAAGACGCGTTGCTGGTGCTGAATAAAAGCGACGTGGCTCGCGACATGCCGCACTTTAATTCGCTACTGAATCGATACCCGAACGCGATTGCAGTCAGTGCGAAAACGAAAGAAGGATTCGATCGGCTGCACAGCGTCGTTGGCGATGCTCTTAGTCGCTCGTTTCAGGATGTCGATATCGAGATGTCGGTCGGCAACGGAAAACTGTTGGCCTACCTTGCCGCGAAAGGCGAGATTGTCTCGACGCAGTATCGCGAAGACGTCGTATTGGTTCACTGTCGCATTCCGCAAAAGTATCTGGGGCGGATCGACTACGACAACGCCATCGTTACGCCGCACAATGCTGCCGGTTGGGTCTCGGAAGAAGGCGACGCGGAAATTGAAGGCGAAGTGACGGGCGATGGTGGAACTGTTGAGCATTCCACAACCGAACAGGCGGAATCGGCATTGCCGACGGCTCCAGCTGAACCGGTCGAGACGCCGATTGCTCCGATCGAAGCACCTCGCGACTGA
- a CDS encoding L-threonylcarbamoyladenylate synthase has product MPTEIIDLQKVEDSRDVVHRIVEFLSAGKLVALPTETVYGVAASALQPAAVERLRELKARDGDKPFALAIRSSDECKDYVPDMSPLALRISRRVWPGPVTLVLPNNHRDSVVFQLDPAVQKAVNPGDTIGIRVSPDELLEQVLGLTAGPLVLTSANFAGEPPATDDTELEKLDGHVDLIVKAGKTHFAAPSTVVQVDGQSVKVLREGVVDRATIDQLSGFIGVVVCTGNTCRSPMGEAIFRKLVAEKIGCEMEDLASHGITIVSAGIAAGPGAPPAMQSVTVMQDYGINISDHQSRPVTARLANYADLILTMTNGHRTAIVNQWPTLDSRVRTIREDGGDVSDPIGSPIPVYQACAEQIEACLRHWVGKIDFDQFKTN; this is encoded by the coding sequence ATGCCAACCGAGATCATTGATCTACAAAAGGTTGAAGATTCGCGTGATGTGGTGCATCGAATCGTAGAGTTTCTCTCTGCCGGAAAACTCGTCGCGCTTCCGACGGAAACCGTTTATGGTGTCGCGGCAAGTGCATTGCAGCCTGCGGCCGTCGAGCGGCTTCGTGAGCTGAAAGCGCGGGATGGCGACAAACCATTCGCCCTCGCGATTCGTTCAAGCGACGAGTGCAAGGACTATGTTCCCGATATGTCTCCATTAGCGCTGCGGATTTCTCGCCGAGTCTGGCCCGGCCCGGTTACATTGGTGTTGCCCAACAATCATCGCGACAGCGTCGTTTTTCAGCTGGATCCTGCGGTTCAAAAAGCTGTCAATCCAGGCGATACGATCGGGATCCGTGTTTCGCCCGACGAGTTGCTTGAGCAGGTGCTTGGCTTGACCGCCGGACCGCTGGTGCTAACAAGTGCCAACTTTGCCGGCGAACCGCCCGCGACGGATGATACGGAGCTTGAAAAGCTGGATGGACATGTTGATCTGATTGTCAAAGCCGGCAAAACGCATTTTGCCGCTCCTTCGACTGTCGTTCAAGTCGATGGCCAATCTGTGAAAGTGCTTCGCGAAGGAGTCGTCGACAGGGCCACGATCGATCAGCTAAGCGGATTCATCGGCGTCGTTGTCTGTACGGGCAATACCTGTCGCAGTCCAATGGGCGAGGCCATTTTTAGGAAACTGGTTGCAGAGAAAATTGGCTGTGAGATGGAAGATCTGGCCAGCCACGGAATTACGATCGTGTCCGCCGGAATCGCTGCCGGTCCGGGTGCTCCGCCTGCCATGCAATCGGTGACGGTGATGCAGGACTACGGAATCAATATTTCAGACCACCAAAGCCGCCCGGTGACCGCGCGGCTGGCGAATTATGCCGACTTGATTCTGACGATGACCAATGGTCACCGAACGGCGATTGTAAATCAGTGGCCGACGCTGGATTCCCGAGTCCGCACGATTCGCGAAGACGGTGGAGATGTTTCGGATCCAATCGGTAGTCCAATTCCTGTTTATCAGGCCTGTGCCGAGCAGATTGAAGCTTGCCTTCGACACTGGGTTGGTAAAATCGATTTTGACCAATTTAAAACTAACTGA
- a CDS encoding SDR family NAD(P)-dependent oxidoreductase produces the protein MRNLKDKRVIITGASSGIGRELARQMAAEGSRLVINARREDRLVELADELAIGDRCAVVVGDVTDSAVRSQLLATAKEKFGGLDILVNNAGIGAMGRFDEASEDRLRQIFEVNFFAVAELIRECLPLLKSGNEAVIVNLNSVLGHRAVPLKSEYCASKFAIHGLSDALRAEFAADGIDMLLVSPSTTDSEFFDAAIDDPTKRDWKKGGAMSPEVVASRTVRAIKKRRHEIILTFGGRILVWLDRMIPGIANRIIAKFGQ, from the coding sequence ATGCGGAACCTCAAGGATAAACGCGTCATCATCACCGGCGCGTCAAGCGGCATTGGGCGCGAGCTTGCCAGGCAAATGGCGGCTGAGGGTTCCCGGTTGGTCATCAACGCGCGTCGCGAAGATCGTCTTGTCGAACTTGCGGATGAACTTGCGATTGGCGATCGCTGTGCCGTCGTTGTCGGCGACGTTACCGACTCCGCAGTTCGCAGTCAGTTGCTGGCGACCGCGAAAGAAAAGTTTGGCGGGCTCGATATTCTCGTCAACAACGCCGGAATCGGTGCAATGGGTCGTTTCGATGAGGCCAGTGAGGATCGATTGCGGCAGATTTTTGAGGTTAACTTCTTCGCCGTCGCCGAACTGATCCGCGAATGTCTGCCCTTGCTCAAATCTGGCAACGAAGCGGTGATTGTGAACCTCAATAGCGTGTTGGGACACCGCGCTGTGCCGCTCAAGAGCGAATACTGCGCCAGCAAGTTTGCGATTCACGGTTTGAGCGACGCTTTGCGGGCGGAGTTTGCGGCGGACGGGATCGACATGCTGTTGGTCAGCCCAAGTACGACGGACAGCGAGTTTTTTGATGCTGCGATCGACGATCCAACGAAACGTGACTGGAAAAAGGGCGGCGCGATGTCACCTGAAGTCGTCGCCTCACGAACGGTACGGGCCATCAAAAAGCGTCGCCACGAAATCATTCTTACCTTCGGCGGGCGGATTTTGGTTTGGCTGGATCGAATGATCCCCGGTATAGCCAATCGGATCATCGCCAAGTTCGGACAGTAG
- a CDS encoding IS630 family transposase (programmed frameshift), producing the protein MKTKSERFVVDLTDSERHLLKDLIRKGGKSVSVLGRARVLLKADQGKTDQENAEFSGVGLSTVFRIRRRFVEEGLESAVFRKNTGKRIYRKLDGKAEATLIATACSEAPEGRSRWTLRLLADRLIALEVVDSVSHECVRETLKKNELKPHLKEQWVIPPEKNAEFVAAMEDVLEVYQRPYDAKRPVVCLDETSKQLVGETRTPIPAKPGTPVWEDYEYKRNGVANLFVLFEPLAGWRHVEVTDRRTKVDFAHVVKKLVDELDPDAEKIVLVMDNLNTHKLGSLYEAFEPQEARRLIEKLEIHYTPKHGSWLNMAETELASLAKQCLNRRIPTKKTLEKQVAAWNRGRNESEATVDWQFKTDDARIKLKKLYPSIQL; encoded by the exons ATGAAAACGAAGTCAGAACGTTTTGTTGTTGATTTGACTGATAGCGAACGTCATTTACTCAAAGACTTGATTCGCAAAGGCGGTAAGTCGGTTTCTGTTCTTGGTCGAGCTCGCGTTCTGCTCAAAGCCGACCAGGGAAAGACTGATCAGGAGAACGCAGAGTTTTCAGGAGTGGGCCTTTCGACGGTATTTCGCATTCGTCGGCGGTTCGTCGAAGAGGGGTTGGAGTCGGCAGTGTTTCGCAAGAACACTGGCAAGCGGATTTATCGTAAGCTTGACGGTAAAGCTGAGGCGACGTTGATTGCAACTGCATGTAGTGAAGCTCCTGAGGGCAGAAGTCGGTGGACATTGCGTTTGCTTGCTGATCGTCTGATCGCTTTGGAAGTTGTTGACTCGGTCAGCCACGAGTGTGTCCGCGAGACGCTGA AAAAAAACGAACTTAAGCCTCACTTGAAGGAGCAATGGGTGATCCCTCCCGAGAAGAACGCTGAATTCGTAGCTGCCATGGAAGATGTCCTTGAGGTGTATCAACGCCCCTACGACGCCAAACGTCCTGTTGTGTGTCTTGACGAAACGAGCAAGCAACTCGTTGGCGAAACTCGAACTCCTATCCCCGCCAAGCCGGGCACTCCAGTTTGGGAGGACTACGAATACAAACGCAACGGTGTCGCGAACCTGTTTGTGCTTTTTGAGCCACTGGCAGGGTGGCGCCACGTCGAAGTGACCGATCGACGAACGAAAGTTGACTTCGCCCACGTCGTCAAGAAACTCGTTGACGAGCTTGATCCTGACGCAGAGAAAATTGTTTTGGTCATGGATAACCTCAACACCCACAAGCTTGGATCACTGTACGAAGCCTTTGAACCGCAGGAGGCTCGTCGGTTGATCGAGAAGTTGGAAATCCACTATACGCCCAAACACGGCAGCTGGCTCAACATGGCCGAAACCGAACTGGCTTCTTTGGCAAAGCAATGTCTCAACAGGCGAATCCCAACCAAAAAGACACTTGAAAAACAGGTTGCAGCCTGGAACCGTGGAAGAAACGAGTCGGAAGCAACCGTTGATTGGCAATTCAAAACTGACGATGCAAGAATAAAACTAAAGAAGCTTTACCCATCAATTCAGCTCTGA
- a CDS encoding tetratricopeptide repeat protein, whose product MVDTFRFAVVIAVLLMVTPVDSSYAQKANGFSKSGRGSRPATASSSPRSSGQGQGSASRGNRGNSNQGRGNRGPQRGSNHNSHGHSGRGHNSSGRGNYSRPTQQFNHHSFYSSRGPVIRYSFTPSYSLRGHYLPVVPYGYSDYPYGYGPTIYQDPYASGYGYSSGYPNYNPAYSTYGSHLNAGVLSSNVVGSSVAAQALERLRNEQAIVPMDQGASDARDAEILRLQIELERAKQALANQNAPGQQQTLLKPPVEEVPAPDPIEVEDQLGLAPIIETNQLAAASHLKAERAFRTGDYGQAARFAGLAQSLDESNGKLMLFAAQAHFANGEYREAAQDLTKANSLLSPEEMCWVVENFKLFYGKNDFVTQVKNLSAHLKQEPNDARAWLLRGYQYCALGHHDAARKDLNRARDLGASAELTATLLQRCVVDVLDQ is encoded by the coding sequence ATGGTTGATACATTTCGTTTTGCGGTCGTCATCGCCGTGCTGTTGATGGTGACTCCAGTTGATTCGAGCTATGCGCAGAAAGCGAACGGATTCAGCAAATCCGGTCGCGGTTCACGCCCAGCCACCGCCAGTTCGTCACCGCGAAGTTCAGGGCAAGGCCAGGGTTCCGCTTCGCGCGGAAACCGTGGCAACTCGAATCAAGGTCGCGGCAATCGTGGTCCGCAGCGTGGAAGCAATCACAACAGCCACGGTCACAGCGGTCGCGGCCACAATTCAAGCGGGCGTGGCAACTACAGCAGGCCGACGCAACAGTTCAACCATCACTCTTTTTATTCGTCGCGCGGACCGGTTATCCGGTACAGCTTCACGCCAAGCTACAGTCTACGTGGCCACTATCTGCCGGTCGTACCGTATGGATATTCTGATTACCCCTACGGTTACGGGCCAACGATTTACCAGGATCCTTACGCGTCGGGTTACGGATACAGCAGTGGATACCCGAACTACAATCCGGCGTATTCGACATACGGAAGCCATCTCAATGCTGGCGTGCTTTCCTCAAATGTCGTCGGCAGCAGCGTTGCGGCTCAGGCACTGGAACGACTTCGCAACGAACAGGCGATCGTGCCGATGGATCAGGGAGCCAGTGACGCTCGCGACGCAGAGATTTTGCGTTTGCAGATCGAGCTCGAACGAGCCAAGCAGGCTTTGGCAAACCAAAATGCTCCAGGGCAACAGCAAACGTTGCTCAAGCCACCAGTTGAGGAAGTTCCAGCGCCGGATCCGATCGAAGTCGAGGACCAGCTGGGATTGGCTCCAATCATCGAGACCAATCAGCTTGCGGCGGCGTCCCATTTGAAAGCCGAGCGTGCGTTTCGAACCGGTGATTATGGGCAAGCCGCTCGGTTTGCAGGCTTGGCACAGTCGCTTGATGAGTCCAACGGAAAGCTGATGCTGTTCGCGGCACAGGCTCATTTTGCAAACGGCGAATATCGCGAAGCGGCTCAGGATTTAACGAAAGCCAATTCGTTGCTTTCGCCAGAAGAAATGTGCTGGGTGGTCGAAAACTTCAAGCTGTTTTACGGCAAGAACGATTTCGTGACTCAGGTCAAAAACCTGTCGGCTCATTTGAAACAGGAACCCAACGACGCTCGCGCGTGGCTGCTCCGCGGGTACCAGTATTGTGCCTTGGGCCATCACGACGCTGCTCGAAAGGATTTGAATCGAGCGAGAGATCTTGGTGCAAGCGCCGAGTTGACCGCCACATTGCTGCAGCGCTGCGTGGTTGACGTGCTGGATCAGTAG
- the rpiB gene encoding ribose 5-phosphate isomerase B, with amino-acid sequence MKISVGTDHRGLEQKRMVSRIAESLGHEVVDHGTNSTESCDYPDIAKALGQSVVSGNTDCGILICGTGIGMSIAANKVKGVRAAVCNNVAQSRLSRQHNDANVLCIPGDSFEESAVKELVSVWLETEFEGGRHARRVDKVKQMEEDFGK; translated from the coding sequence ATGAAAATCTCTGTTGGAACTGACCATCGCGGTCTTGAACAAAAGCGCATGGTTTCCCGGATCGCTGAATCGCTTGGCCACGAGGTCGTCGACCATGGCACCAACTCGACCGAGTCCTGTGACTATCCGGATATCGCGAAAGCGCTCGGCCAGTCCGTCGTTTCCGGCAATACCGATTGCGGGATTCTGATCTGCGGAACCGGGATCGGCATGTCGATCGCCGCCAATAAAGTCAAAGGAGTTCGCGCCGCGGTTTGCAACAACGTCGCTCAATCCAGACTCAGCCGCCAGCACAACGACGCCAACGTTTTGTGCATTCCAGGCGACTCTTTCGAGGAGTCCGCCGTTAAAGAGCTGGTTTCCGTTTGGCTTGAAACGGAATTCGAAGGCGGTCGGCACGCTCGCCGCGTCGACAAGGTGAAGCAGATGGAAGAAGACTTCGGAAAGTAG
- a CDS encoding FKBP-type peptidyl-prolyl cis-trans isomerase, which yields MSLKFNVLFSVLCLAATVTPFSIATAQESGAVPGITPSVVATEMSEEEMMKKASIILIYNRLGQMLVQLKADGIELDQEAAMEGARRALAGEPIGVSLDDARSIMGQLQKKAEQSRIEKVKAAAAKNKAEGDAYLAENAKKEGVKSMDNGVQYEVMVEGDGPKPKPTDTVKINYHGTFIDGKVFDSTLVPSQGQPAKPYVANASVFVDGFNAALQSMPVGSKWKIAIPGEQAYGLEGRGPIGPNQTIVFELELLEIVKADEVAPSQNQ from the coding sequence ATGTCTCTTAAATTCAACGTTCTTTTTTCCGTGCTTTGCCTTGCCGCCACAGTGACTCCGTTCTCCATTGCTACGGCTCAGGAATCTGGCGCCGTTCCAGGCATCACGCCCTCCGTTGTGGCAACGGAGATGAGCGAAGAAGAGATGATGAAAAAGGCCAGCATTATCCTGATCTACAATCGACTTGGACAGATGCTGGTCCAGCTTAAAGCCGACGGCATCGAGCTCGATCAGGAAGCCGCGATGGAAGGTGCCCGTCGTGCATTGGCCGGAGAACCGATCGGCGTGTCGCTGGACGATGCTCGTTCGATCATGGGCCAACTGCAAAAGAAAGCCGAACAATCTCGAATCGAGAAAGTCAAAGCCGCTGCCGCCAAGAATAAAGCCGAAGGAGACGCCTATCTTGCTGAGAATGCGAAAAAGGAAGGTGTGAAGTCGATGGACAACGGCGTCCAATACGAAGTCATGGTTGAAGGCGACGGCCCTAAACCCAAGCCAACAGACACGGTCAAAATCAATTACCACGGCACGTTTATCGACGGCAAAGTATTCGATTCGACACTGGTCCCAAGCCAGGGCCAACCTGCCAAGCCCTACGTTGCCAATGCGAGTGTGTTTGTTGATGGTTTTAATGCCGCGTTGCAATCGATGCCGGTGGGAAGCAAATGGAAAATTGCGATCCCGGGCGAACAAGCCTACGGTTTGGAGGGGCGTGGTCCGATTGGCCCAAACCAGACGATCGTTTTCGAACTTGAACTGCTGGAAATTGTTAAGGCAGACGAAGTAGCTCCTTCCCAGAATCAGTAA
- the proB gene encoding glutamate 5-kinase: MTEFLSQYKRVVIKIGSSLLVDPENGLRKTWLDSLLKDVAELANQDTEILIVSSGAIALGRRELLEKGIELRDGFLKLEESQAAAAIGQIALSRLFSETLKAHSLVAAQILLTIGDTEQRRRYLNARNTIATALKWKAIPIINENDSVATSEIRYGDNDRLAARVATMCSADLLILFSDIDGLYDAPPADNPNAKLIPRVKSIDADIEAMAGEAASIHSRGGMKTKIDAAKIATSSGTTMVIASGKDLHPLSRLADSGRGTWFDPNPNSISDRKKWIAGGLEISGSIEIDAGALVALERGKSLLSAGVTKIEGKFQRGDTVAILGPHGHAVARGLAEYDSKDAISIVGLKSSEISNLLGPSARSALVHRDNLVLETQ, translated from the coding sequence ATGACAGAATTCCTTTCTCAATACAAACGCGTTGTCATCAAGATCGGCTCGTCATTGCTGGTCGATCCGGAAAACGGTCTCAGAAAAACCTGGCTGGACAGCTTGCTCAAGGACGTCGCCGAATTGGCCAATCAGGACACGGAGATCCTGATCGTGTCTTCCGGAGCGATCGCGCTCGGGCGTCGGGAGTTGTTAGAAAAAGGCATCGAACTGCGTGACGGTTTTTTAAAGCTTGAAGAAAGCCAGGCCGCTGCCGCTATCGGCCAGATCGCGCTTTCGCGGCTGTTTAGCGAAACGCTCAAAGCCCACTCGCTGGTGGCCGCCCAGATTTTGCTAACGATCGGAGACACTGAACAGCGGCGTCGATATTTGAATGCTCGCAACACGATCGCGACGGCACTGAAATGGAAAGCCATCCCGATCATCAACGAAAACGATTCGGTGGCGACGTCCGAGATTCGCTATGGTGACAACGACCGGCTGGCGGCTCGCGTGGCGACGATGTGCAGTGCGGATTTGCTGATTCTGTTTTCCGATATCGATGGGCTGTATGATGCGCCTCCTGCCGACAATCCGAATGCGAAACTGATCCCGCGAGTAAAATCAATCGACGCTGACATCGAAGCGATGGCTGGCGAGGCGGCTTCGATTCATTCGCGAGGTGGAATGAAGACGAAGATTGATGCGGCGAAGATTGCAACGTCGAGCGGCACGACGATGGTGATCGCGTCGGGCAAGGATTTGCATCCGCTGAGTCGGCTTGCTGATTCAGGCCGCGGCACGTGGTTCGACCCGAATCCGAATTCGATCAGCGACCGGAAGAAGTGGATCGCTGGCGGGTTGGAGATCAGTGGCTCGATCGAGATCGACGCGGGCGCGTTGGTGGCGCTGGAGCGAGGCAAGAGTTTGCTGTCAGCGGGCGTGACGAAGATCGAAGGCAAGTTTCAACGCGGCGATACGGTTGCAATTCTGGGTCCGCACGGACACGCGGTGGCAAGAGGCTTGGCGGAGTACGACAGCAAGGATGCGATTTCGATCGTGGGTTTGAAGAGCAGCGAGATTTCTAATCTACTGGGTCCGAGTGCACGAAGTGCGTTGGTGCATCGGGATAATCTGGTGTTGGAAACGCAGTAA
- a CDS encoding NADH-ubiquinone oxidoreductase-F iron-sulfur binding region domain-containing protein, translated as MQVPHAQREKILELLEHEGGVTEESVRKVAAETGVPEADIWGAGMFYTLIDRPGKRVRVCDGLSCQMAGADEIAKQIQSAGRDCERVSCLGQCDLAPATLDEEMELVTYAEVKTSITPADEERLALNLAGPVDMSYSALAKARKMGSEAVIEQIKEAGLQGRGGAGFPAHFKWTSVSGQAETERYVICNADEAEPGTFKDRETILRQPHKVLEGLAIAAETIGTKSIWIYIRGEYTNEYRSLEKAIAEVRDAQLSDFEIEIVKGHGAYICGEETAMLESMEGRRGMPRLKPPYPTEAGFRGKPSLIHNVETIACVPSIVHRGGEWFKNLGRTEAGSKLYCISGHVNKPGVFELPLGVTLDELVEAAGGYLGNPIAFSPGGASSGFLPIKQRDLPLDYKNLADVGSMMGSAGVVVINDTINMAMAAKWQLDFFERESCGQCAPCRIGTRYLNRQADKFIQLGDSSALQYADDVGWEMEEGSICGLGMVAAKPLESARKYFPEAFE; from the coding sequence TTGCAAGTCCCACACGCACAACGCGAAAAAATCCTCGAACTCCTTGAGCATGAAGGAGGCGTGACGGAGGAATCGGTTCGCAAAGTCGCTGCGGAAACCGGCGTTCCGGAAGCCGACATCTGGGGCGCGGGGATGTTTTATACCCTGATCGATCGGCCCGGGAAACGGGTTCGCGTTTGCGATGGCCTGTCGTGCCAAATGGCCGGGGCGGATGAGATTGCCAAACAGATCCAATCAGCAGGACGCGATTGCGAGCGAGTCAGCTGTCTTGGTCAATGCGATTTGGCTCCGGCGACTCTAGACGAAGAGATGGAGCTGGTGACGTACGCGGAAGTCAAGACGTCGATCACGCCCGCCGACGAAGAGCGACTGGCTTTGAACCTGGCCGGACCCGTCGACATGAGCTACTCGGCGTTGGCGAAGGCCCGAAAGATGGGATCCGAAGCGGTCATCGAGCAAATTAAGGAAGCCGGACTGCAGGGACGCGGCGGAGCTGGATTTCCGGCTCATTTCAAATGGACTTCCGTCAGCGGCCAGGCCGAAACCGAACGCTACGTGATCTGCAACGCAGACGAAGCCGAGCCCGGCACGTTCAAAGATCGTGAAACGATTTTGCGGCAGCCGCACAAGGTGCTTGAAGGGCTGGCAATCGCGGCCGAGACGATTGGAACGAAGTCCATCTGGATTTACATTCGCGGCGAGTACACCAATGAGTATCGTTCGCTGGAGAAAGCCATTGCGGAAGTCCGCGACGCACAGCTTTCTGATTTTGAGATCGAAATCGTCAAAGGCCACGGTGCCTACATCTGCGGCGAAGAGACCGCGATGTTGGAATCAATGGAAGGCCGCCGCGGAATGCCGCGACTCAAACCGCCCTACCCCACCGAAGCTGGCTTTCGCGGAAAACCATCGCTAATTCATAACGTGGAGACAATTGCCTGCGTGCCGTCGATTGTTCATCGCGGCGGCGAGTGGTTCAAAAATCTGGGCCGCACCGAAGCCGGTTCCAAACTGTACTGCATCTCCGGTCACGTGAACAAGCCGGGCGTATTTGAGCTACCGCTTGGCGTGACCTTGGACGAACTTGTGGAAGCCGCCGGCGGGTACCTTGGCAACCCGATTGCGTTTTCGCCAGGCGGTGCGTCGAGCGGTTTCCTGCCGATCAAGCAACGCGATTTGCCCTTGGACTACAAGAATCTTGCTGACGTTGGATCGATGATGGGAAGCGCTGGAGTCGTCGTGATCAACGACACGATCAACATGGCGATGGCCGCCAAGTGGCAACTGGACTTTTTCGAGCGAGAAAGCTGCGGCCAATGTGCGCCTTGTCGGATTGGGACTAGGTATCTGAATCGGCAAGCCGACAAGTTTATTCAACTCGGCGATAGTTCTGCATTGCAATACGCCGATGACGTCGGCTGGGAGATGGAAGAAGGATCCATCTGTGGTTTGGGAATGGTTGCCGCGAAGCCATTGGAGTCGGCGAGGAAATACTTCCCGGAGGCGTTTGAGTGA